A window of Nicotiana sylvestris chromosome 8, ASM39365v2, whole genome shotgun sequence genomic DNA:
gtcctaatatcagaaattggtcagcattatccggtgtctgccaaactcaggttcccttgcaccaaaaatatggccgagtataaagcctgcatcttgggactcaaAATGGACATttacatgaacgttcaagagctgctagtgattggagattcagacttgcttatacatcaggtacgagtagaatggacaaccaagaactccaagatactctcatatttgcatcatgtacaggaattgagaaagaggttcacgaagacgaaattccagcatgttcccaaagTCCAGAATAAGTTCGCCGacgcattggctaccctatcatctataatacagcatccagacaagaatttcattgatcccattccagttaAAGTCCATAATGCCCCAGCTTACTATGCCCATGTCGAAGAGGAAgaagacggaaagccttggtttcatgatatcaaggaatatttggcacaagaagagtacccggagcttgcaaatcctactcagaaaggcacacttcggagattatccaacaacttctttcacagcggaggaatcctgtataggaggactcctgatttgggataattaagatgtgtcgacgcaaaggaagcatccaagctgctaaaggaaattcatgctgggacctgtggtccatatatgaacggttttgtcttagcaaaaaagatacttcgggctggttacttttggatgactatggaaacggactgcatccagtatgtccaaaaatttcatcgctatcagatacatgcagacatgataaaggtaccttcgagcgagctcaacacaacaagctcaccgtggtcgttcgctgcctggggaatggatgttattggaccaatcgatcctgccgcttccaacggacaaaggtttatcctagtagctaTAGACTctttcaccaaatgggtggaatcagcatcttacaaagcagtgactaaaaacgtcgtggtagactttgtccgcgaccacattatttgtcgattcgggatttcaGAGTCAATCATTATCGATAAtagctccaacctcaacaacgacttgataaaagctatgtgtgaaaccttcaagataaaacacaagaattccacagcctacaggcctcagatgaatggagctatgAAAGCCGCCAACacgaatatcaagaagatattgaggaaaatgatagaaaagtaTAAATAGTGGCACgggaagttatcatttgctcttctgGGGTACCGtaccacagtctgcacatcaaccggggtaaccctctatatgctggtttacggtacagaggctgtcattcccgttGAGATAGAAAtttcttccctaaggatcatacaagaagctgagctcgatgacgcagagtggataaaaagtcgttatgaacaACTATCCCTTATaaacggaaagagaatgaatgcaatctaccatggtcaactctatcagaacagaatgtccagagccttcaacaaaaaagtcaagttaagacagttcacaccggggcagctggtgttaaagaaaatttttcgcatcaagatgaagccaaagggaagttctctcccaactggcagggtccatacatggttcaccgggttctgacaggaggagccctcatacttgcaggaatggacggagaagtctgtcCAAAGCTGATCAATTCTAATGCAGTCAAGTGTTATTATGtttaatctttatgctttccttatatgatgtaaattgaactacgccttacctgattctcgtttaagaggggatacgtaggcagctctaTGGGTTCCGTCACAAATCAATAAAATTTCAttccctcaaaattctgaagtaatttcagccgatcgccgcacgagcaatagtcagaaacgtcaacccCCCTCAAACTGGGTCAGatttgaggaccctcaaaatgtCGTAGCAGTTGAGGTTGCAATGTTCTGAACTACATCATAGTCATCAGTTCATCTAAAggctatttttaattatatatttatgtcatacttttacaacaTTATGCAtgattattattgaaactgctttgtttagcaacgctaccctaaTCATATAGACGGTATCACCATATCAGAGctgaacgagtcaagcaaagccaacgaggatacgaactaaccttcccccttgcaaaactcatgatttttctttggatgcaggcactaggattgcaaaatcattaaacatactgtaCGCCTATGGAACAAACATTATTCAAGAATAC
This region includes:
- the LOC138874822 gene encoding uncharacterized protein; this translates as MAEYKACILGLKMDIYMNVQELLVIGDSDLLIHQELRKRFTKTKFQHVPKVQNKFADALATLSSIIQHPDKNFIDPIPVKVHNAPAYYAHVEEEEDGKPWFHDIKEYLAQEEH